DNA from Gouania willdenowi chromosome 15, fGouWil2.1, whole genome shotgun sequence:
CTGCTAAACATTTATGCCTAATAAATAATCCATACTTCCTTTTTGTTTGGATTTCACTGTAAAACTCACATGAATcgtatcattttaaaaaaaataatcatttgtaTTTCTGAATATTTGATAAATCATTTGTTGAAGCAAATATACCAGTAGATAAAAGTACAATTAGCATTGTTTACCTTTATCCTACTTTTGAGTATTGTTATGTAACACAAAGTGTGTGTCTGACCTGAATGTCCACTTCAACATTGAAGTGTTATTTCTTAAATAATGACAGGCTGTGTACAACACGTTGAATGATGAACAGAAGGAGTTTTCACGTTGCCTCAACAAGCTAAACAACCTAATCATGCTCTTTGAGTTGTCGCTGTTCATTTGGgacttattatttttaaatatttaaacccGTGGTGAATTAAGTGTTTATCTATCTTTTCCTGCAgctatgctgttttttttagttcCTGTACTTTGCCCCACTGTAGAGTGTATTTGTATAatctaatatttaaaaaagaagccGGTTGAATATGTCATCTCGAGTGTTTTCATTGGAAAAGGAAACAAGGCTGTGACACATCAGCATGAAAACCCAGTAGCCTTGTGATAACCTTTACACTGCATTAAGAAAGTAGTGCTCATAGTTAATAAAAGAATGTgtatgtaataatattaataatactaacAATGATATGTAATATATAATCTATTATATGAGAATAACTTGGATGGTGTTAAAGtgcatttgttttatattttgctGGAATGtggcacttgtatttaatccttaattaattaacagtcttttacttacttatgtacgttttctttttattttctttctctccTTTGTTTAGTGTTGCTTCTTTTCATCTCTAATATTTCTTCAGTCACTGAAAGAAATTAatttctgtttctgttactgtgaaataacctggaactaaacatatcaaccctggaacaacctgtcactgtgaatgttcatggacataactttttcacttaaatgttcacctatttgcactactcatcaatgcactactgcactattatcttattattattattattggattcttattttatttcattattattattattattattattattattattattattattattattattattattattattattattactattattattatcttgttattttttatttagtttgcacatattagtctaacttctcttatatttatgtttatacttcttttttctttttatttttctctattttatttatttttctttattctagttgattgttattatttaatgttatactacctgaaagagcacaggtcaccaaaagaaattcctcgtgtgtattcattcaaccctggccaataaagttgattctgattctgattctgattctgaatttcCCTCTTGGAtcattaaagtatttctgattctgattatttcaGTTAAACATTTCAATGTCTAATAAGCTAAACACTTTCACTGAGCTGCCTATGCACCACtaagttaatcattttaaaatataattatttatcattatttgagATGGATTAGTAACACTTGTATCACTGTGATtttataatatgaataataataattgctgtTGCATTTTAAACACCAAAGCTTTGGATAACTTAAGAAAATGTTGAATATAATTGGCTATCCCCGCCACCCTgtaaaacaggagcaagtgggtttgaaaatggatggatggatggatggatggatggataattgaCTATTCTACTCTGAAAAATACTTAAATGCTTGTGTTTAAAGATGGCTGTGATTATGCAGTCTTTCTCTTCTTATGTATGTGCTGTACGTGCCATAATTTCTCAGTGTTAAGGTTTGTATCTTTCTTTTTACAATCATTACTTTGCCTGACTCCTCAAATTGCCAAAACCATTAGATTTGGGAAGAACATTGGCTTTGACAAAACGAAGAAGTACCGTAATTGTTGacttcacatacagtatgtaaacaTTCCCATCGAAATATTGATGTTGTGTTGCTAAAAAGAAAGTTTCCTCTGAATTTCATAAAGACCtgaaataaaatatgttaatttctttcttttaacaAATTGGTTGTCAAGATAAAAGGTTTTGTTAgagaaaaagtttcaaacatACCGAGGCTGTATGCTTAACTAATAATGAATTAGGCTAATGACCCTTACAGCAGACATAAATAACTTTAATGCATACTTTGAAATATGAAatcccttgttttttttttaaagaaaatgtacattCTTGTTTGTCCTGAGATGcagttaaatatatatatatatatatatatatatatactgtatatatatatatatatatacagtatatatatataaaatcaaaacaacacgTTCTGTATTTCAGTGTTATCATCACAGCCTCCACAGTACTCATTACACCTACCGCACAGAAGGAAATTTTTCTGTCATACGAACTTACagtgaaataaatgtgtgttgtgCACCGACACCTTAACAATAAACTACATATAGTACATATGACCTGACTATCTGCTGCCATCGCGAGTATTTGCAGTATTTGAATTCAAGGACATCAGTATGAAATCAAATGATAACAGTGCCAGATATTCCTGCTGTGTGCTTTCCTACAACAGAATGAAAATCTTGAAGGCCATTGTCAGCTAAAAAAGACCAACACAAATCTATCTGACTCATCTGAGCTGCATGAAGTAACATCTGTTCGATGCAAAAGCAGTTGTcacttgtttttgttgatgAGATTTCCCATTCTTTGAATGAATTTCTCCAGCTTATTTTCATGGTGCCCCCGCGCTCCTCTCGTGAGGTTTTGTTCAGTAGTTGTTTCACTTTTAGGAAAGCCTTTGGTTTTCTCTAgtgagtgtgtgtttctgaaaCTGTGGCCAAAgcgtttgtttttcttgtcaaatGAAAGTGTGAAAGGCTCATGTTTGTTATAAAGGCGACTTTCATTTCCTGGACCCTTGCTATGAATGCTTGTGTCCTCTCCAGGCCTTTTACTTTTGTCATGTTCCATCTGTGCTCGTGGCTTTGGGAGGGATATCTGTGGTGGATTGAGGTGTTCCTCCATTCTAAATCGTGGTTTTGAAGATTTCACATGATCGTCCTCCAAAGTGCTTGTGTTTACAATCTGTCTTTGTCTCTCTGTGGAGGATTTGATAAAATTGGTTGAACTTTGATGATGTTTCCATCCCATTGTCCTTTCCTCATCTTCACCTGTTAATGTGTCTTGACTCGCAGCTGACTTGAGACTTCTTGCTTCAATGCTTCTGGTTGAGTCCTCATTTTTCTCTGGTATATTCAACAAAGACTTTACAATCTTTGAACTGCTCTGGAAAAGTGGAAGAGAGTCTACATTGTTGGAAAAATCATTCATAACCTTTCGATTTCCCTCTAGAGCAATAGCAGAATATGTCCTTGATGGTGGCTCCTGCCAATTGTGTGAACTGGAGTGTTTTGTGCCTGTGATACATTTGACATCATAATGAGATAAAGATCTCTGATCCTCATTTAGATGAGAACCATAGCATTCATTTTGGGCACGAATCCCAATTGTGCTTTTGTTCCCATTTGTCATTGCAACGGCTCCATACGTGGGACCTGGGTCCTGTGCATTCTCATTGTTTGATCTTGGATCTGCCACACTATGCCTTTTCTGCCAGTTGTCTTGCAGTATGTCAGGGTTGTTTATACGTGTACCTTTAGGTCTGCCTAAGCTTGCATATGTAGAGGGGTAGGCATTTCGACCATGACCGTATCCTGTATTACTGCGACTCTCATCAAAATTCTGAAAACTTTGTCTCCTCATagctaaatgtttattattgACTTCGTTCTCAGATGCTGGATTCCACTGCATTGATGAATAGCGTAAAGAGGGGTTTAACACACCTAGCAAAGTGCTATTTGTGTATCTGTTCGGCTCCATTTGTTCAGTTATGGTTTGCCTAAGAACAAGAGATGATCTCAGTCGTCCGTGCATTAATGAGTTaggattttcctgtgtttcATATTGATCTAAGTAATCACAGGACTCTCCAAAAGGCCCATCCCGGTTTTTAAGATAGGCTTCAATCCTCAAGTTGCGCATGAATGCCTTGGAGGTGTTTTCCAAAGTTGGCATATTCGACTGTGGCGGCAGAATTGGTTTTTCATTGCCACCATAAGACTGACGCATGTTTTGACCCCTGTAGAGCTGTGGCACTTGCAAATAATTGCTTTTAGAGTAGCTGTTTTGTCCATATGCTGAATCTTTATGTATGTTCCAGTTGCTTCCTCTCGGCCTAATATTCTCCAATATGCCTCCATCTTGTCCCTCCCCGGCATAACTATGCCTCTTGAGGAAATCCATTGCTTCTGGAGATGAATATTGGGGCAGGTGATATTTATTGGAAATATCATTCTCAATGGATGGTCTAAGGGGAATATTTTCCTCTTCTAGGAATCTCTCATTGATATCTCTTGTGCTAAGATTCTGCTCACACGTTTTTCGATAGACAGTGTCCAGGGTATGTCTCAGCTGATCTTTGCGATCAATTTTTTGTGTAACACAAGGATTTGTTAAAGATATTTGTCTTTGCATCCCATTGTGTTGAAACAAACTATCTTGGGGACAAAGTTCGAGCGGCACAGTCGACCTGGCATAGAGAGTTCGAAACTCCTCGTCGTAGGATTTCACCAAATGGCCTGAGATGACTTGAACCATGCTCAGATTGATCTTTTCAAATGACCAAGTGAagctgtaaacaa
Protein-coding regions in this window:
- the fam83b gene encoding protein FAM83B, whose translation is MDSPEFSGLSSMRGEFKSEDYIKPHYKESYRLAIDRLVEGGSKAYQEFLKEERIGSFLSEEELIFITTNKEELPPQSQTEEINDTSDQSVQSSSGTYWPINSDVETPNLDLGWPEVMHERLQTNIDLLYHPPRPNKPTIKEVIRRNIQEAKQVIAIVMDKFTDVDIFKETVDACIRGVPVYVLLDDFHLKCFLKMAENQDVKLQQLRNMRVRTVKGQNYPCRSGAKFNGAMEQKFLLFDCHTAIYGSYSFTWSFEKINLSMVQVISGHLVKSYDEEFRTLYARSTVPLELCPQDSLFQHNGMQRQISLTNPCVTQKIDRKDQLRHTLDTVYRKTCEQNLSTRDINERFLEEENIPLRPSIENDISNKYHLPQYSSPEAMDFLKRHSYAGEGQDGGILENIRPRGSNWNIHKDSAYGQNSYSKSNYLQVPQLYRGQNMRQSYGGNEKPILPPQSNMPTLENTSKAFMRNLRIEAYLKNRDGPFGESCDYLDQYETQENPNSLMHGRLRSSLVLRQTITEQMEPNRYTNSTLLGVLNPSLRYSSMQWNPASENEVNNKHLAMRRQSFQNFDESRSNTGYGHGRNAYPSTYASLGRPKGTRINNPDILQDNWQKRHSVADPRSNNENAQDPGPTYGAVAMTNGNKSTIGIRAQNECYGSHLNEDQRSLSHYDVKCITGTKHSSSHNWQEPPSRTYSAIALEGNRKVMNDFSNNVDSLPLFQSSSKIVKSLLNIPEKNEDSTRSIEARSLKSAASQDTLTGEDEERTMGWKHHQSSTNFIKSSTERQRQIVNTSTLEDDHVKSSKPRFRMEEHLNPPQISLPKPRAQMEHDKSKRPGEDTSIHSKGPGNESRLYNKHEPFTLSFDKKNKRFGHSFRNTHSLEKTKGFPKSETTTEQNLTRGARGHHENKLEKFIQRMGNLINKNK